The following are from one region of the Mycolicibacterium helvum genome:
- the whiA gene encoding DNA-binding protein WhiA, producing MTAEVKDELSRLAVNSVTARRAEVASLLRFAGGLHIVSGRVVVEAEVDLGIIARRLRKDIYDLYGYNAVVHVLSASGIRKSTRYLVRVAKDGEALARQTGLLDMRGRPVRGLPAQVVGGSVGDAEAAWRGAFLAHGSLTEPGRSSALEVSCPGPEAALALVGAARRLGVSAKAREVRGTDRVVVRDGEAIGALLTRMGAQDTRLTWEERRMRREVRATANRLANFDDANLRRSARAAVAAAARVERALEILADTVPDHLAAAGKLRVEHRQASLEELGRLADPPMTKDAVAGRIRRLLSMADRKAKQDGIPDTESAVTPDLLEDA from the coding sequence ATGACTGCTGAGGTGAAGGACGAACTCAGCCGGTTGGCCGTCAATTCTGTGACTGCCCGCCGCGCCGAGGTGGCCTCGCTGTTGCGCTTCGCCGGCGGCTTGCACATCGTGTCGGGCCGAGTGGTCGTCGAGGCCGAAGTGGACCTGGGCATCATCGCCCGGCGGCTGCGCAAGGACATCTACGACCTCTACGGCTACAACGCGGTGGTGCACGTTCTGTCGGCCAGCGGCATCCGCAAGAGCACCCGATATCTGGTGCGGGTCGCCAAGGACGGTGAAGCGCTGGCCCGGCAGACCGGCCTTCTGGACATGCGTGGCCGGCCGGTGCGGGGGTTACCCGCCCAGGTGGTCGGCGGCAGCGTCGGCGACGCCGAGGCGGCCTGGCGCGGTGCGTTCCTGGCGCACGGCTCGCTGACCGAGCCCGGGCGGTCCTCAGCGCTCGAAGTCAGTTGTCCCGGACCGGAAGCCGCGCTGGCCCTGGTTGGCGCGGCCCGTCGGCTCGGGGTGAGCGCGAAGGCGCGTGAGGTGCGGGGGACCGACCGGGTTGTGGTGCGCGACGGCGAGGCCATCGGTGCGCTGCTGACCCGGATGGGCGCTCAGGACACCCGGCTGACGTGGGAGGAACGGCGGATGCGCCGCGAGGTGCGGGCCACGGCCAACCGGCTGGCCAACTTCGACGACGCGAATCTGCGCCGCTCAGCCCGCGCCGCGGTGGCGGCCGCGGCCCGCGTCGAACGGGCATTGGAAATCCTGGCTGACACCGTGCCCGACCACCTGGCCGCCGCGGGCAAGCTGCGGGTCGAACATCGTCAGGCCTCCCTGGAGGAGCTGGGCCGACTGGCCGACCCGCCGATGACCAAAGATGCTGTGGCCGGGCGTATTCGGCGACTCTTGTCGATGGCCGACCGCAAGGCTAAGCAGGATGGCATCCCCGACACCGAGTCGGCCGTTACCCCTGATCTGCTGGAAGACGCTTAG
- a CDS encoding MOSC domain-containing protein: protein MARVLSVNLSACARTNPDAKAPKPTGIDKASTTQAVLVRAPGPMREGLGSGLVGDTIGNQKLHGGDDQAVYAYAREDLDEWEGRLSRPLANGMFGENLTTTGIDVTGARIGDRWRVGTAGLLLEVSAPRTPCRTFAKFLDIDGWIKTFTEAGKPGAYLRVISPGTVRAGDMIDIEHRPDHDVTINLVYRAKMSDPSLLPQLLAADALSAELKAYVSKRLPADQG, encoded by the coding sequence ATGGCACGTGTTTTGTCGGTCAATCTGTCGGCTTGCGCGCGGACGAACCCGGATGCGAAGGCGCCGAAACCGACGGGCATCGACAAGGCAAGCACCACGCAAGCAGTGCTGGTTCGTGCGCCGGGCCCGATGCGCGAGGGCCTGGGCAGCGGTCTGGTTGGTGACACCATCGGCAACCAGAAACTACACGGCGGTGACGACCAAGCCGTCTACGCCTATGCCCGCGAGGACCTCGACGAGTGGGAAGGCCGGCTGTCGCGCCCGCTGGCCAACGGGATGTTCGGGGAGAACCTCACCACCACGGGCATCGACGTCACAGGAGCGCGCATCGGCGACCGCTGGCGGGTTGGCACGGCTGGACTGCTGCTCGAAGTCTCGGCTCCCCGCACCCCATGCCGGACCTTCGCTAAGTTCCTGGACATCGACGGCTGGATCAAGACGTTCACCGAGGCCGGCAAACCCGGCGCCTATCTGCGGGTTATCTCGCCGGGAACCGTACGGGCCGGCGACATGATCGACATCGAGCACCGGCCCGACCACGACGTGACGATCAACCTGGTCTATCGCGCCAAGATGTCGGATCCCAGCCTGTTGCCCCAGCTGCTGGCCGCCGACGCGCTGTCCGCCGAACTCAAGGCCTACGTATCTAAGCGTCTTCCAGCAGATCAGGGGTAA
- a CDS encoding ABC transporter substrate-binding protein, whose translation MSGGELLRVGAAFPDPPFNDVKQSGLDIELMTAIGEQLGAEVRFVGYEGRDFNGIFDALDSGDFDCVASGTTITGSRALKAAFCDPYLISGQALAVDATRLPDVKSIDDLDGLTIGVQQGNTSQPIANRLLADGKIARVRVYDYGNIRSALRDLTTGRCDAFMKLDPVLSRLADAAPGVTVVQRGITTEKIAIAVSTTATALLGRINVAQATLERDGTLPALRERWTGSPRADQSGPQIE comes from the coding sequence ATGTCCGGTGGTGAACTGCTGCGCGTCGGTGCGGCTTTTCCGGACCCGCCCTTCAACGACGTGAAGCAGTCAGGGCTGGACATCGAGCTCATGACGGCCATCGGCGAGCAGCTCGGCGCCGAGGTGCGGTTCGTCGGCTATGAGGGCCGCGACTTCAACGGCATCTTCGATGCGCTGGACTCCGGCGACTTCGACTGCGTCGCCTCGGGCACCACCATCACCGGTTCGCGCGCGTTGAAGGCAGCGTTCTGCGACCCTTACCTGATCTCTGGTCAGGCACTGGCTGTCGACGCCACTCGGCTGCCTGACGTCAAGTCGATCGATGACCTCGACGGCCTGACGATCGGCGTGCAGCAGGGCAACACCAGCCAGCCGATCGCCAACCGGCTGCTAGCCGACGGCAAGATCGCCCGGGTCCGGGTCTACGACTACGGCAATATCCGCAGCGCGCTGCGCGATCTGACCACGGGCCGCTGTGACGCGTTCATGAAACTGGACCCGGTGCTCAGCCGGCTGGCCGACGCGGCGCCCGGCGTCACGGTCGTTCAGCGCGGCATCACCACTGAGAAGATTGCGATCGCGGTGTCAACGACGGCCACCGCGCTACTGGGCCGGATCAACGTCGCCCAGGCCACGCTCGAGCGGGACGGCACGCTGCCCGCACTCCGAGAACGCTGGACCGGCTCGCCCCGCGCGGACCAGAGCGGGCCCCAGATCGAGTGA
- the gap gene encoding type I glyceraldehyde-3-phosphate dehydrogenase translates to MTIRVGVNGFGRIGRNFYRALATQQALGKAKDIEIVAVNDLTDNATLAHLLKFDSILGRLADDVSLEGEDTIVIGNTKIKALEVKEGPAALPWGDLGVDVVVESTGIFTKREKAQGHLDAGAKKVIISAPASDEDITIVLGVNDDKYDGSQNIISNASCTTNCLGPLAKVLNDEFGIVKGLMTTIHAYTQDQNLQDGPHSDLRRARAAALNIVPTSTGAAKAIGLVLPELKGKLDGYALRVPIPTGSVTDLTAQLSKKATAAEINAAMKAAADGPLKGILKYYDAPIVSSDIVTDPHSSIFDSGLTKVIDDQAKVVSWYDNEWGYSNRLVDLVALVGKSL, encoded by the coding sequence GTGACCATCCGGGTTGGCGTTAACGGTTTCGGCCGCATCGGACGCAACTTCTACCGGGCCCTGGCGACCCAGCAGGCCCTGGGCAAGGCCAAGGACATCGAGATCGTGGCCGTCAACGACCTCACCGACAACGCCACCCTCGCGCACCTGCTCAAGTTCGACTCGATCCTGGGCCGTCTGGCCGACGATGTCAGCCTCGAGGGTGAGGACACGATCGTGATCGGCAACACCAAGATCAAGGCGCTGGAGGTCAAAGAAGGACCGGCCGCGCTGCCTTGGGGTGATCTCGGTGTCGATGTGGTGGTCGAATCGACCGGCATCTTCACCAAGCGGGAGAAGGCCCAGGGCCACCTCGACGCGGGCGCCAAGAAGGTCATCATCTCCGCTCCCGCCAGCGATGAGGACATCACCATCGTGCTGGGCGTCAACGACGACAAGTACGACGGCAGCCAGAACATCATCTCCAACGCGTCGTGCACCACGAACTGCCTTGGCCCGCTGGCCAAGGTCCTCAACGACGAGTTCGGCATCGTCAAGGGCCTGATGACCACGATCCACGCGTACACCCAGGATCAGAACCTGCAGGACGGTCCGCACAGCGACCTGCGCCGGGCCCGTGCCGCCGCGCTGAACATCGTGCCCACCTCGACCGGTGCCGCCAAGGCCATCGGCCTGGTGCTGCCCGAGCTCAAGGGCAAGCTGGACGGCTACGCACTTCGAGTGCCGATCCCCACCGGCTCGGTCACCGACCTGACCGCACAGCTGAGCAAGAAGGCGACCGCCGCGGAGATCAACGCCGCGATGAAGGCCGCCGCCGATGGGCCGCTCAAGGGCATCCTCAAGTACTACGACGCGCCGATCGTGTCGAGCGATATCGTCACCGATCCGCACAGCTCGATCTTCGACTCGGGCCTGACCAAGGTCATCGACGATCAGGCCAAGGTCGTGTCCTGGTACGACAACGAGTGGGGCTACTCCAACCGTCTGGTGGACCTGGTCGCGCTGGTCGGCAAGTCGCTGTAA
- a CDS encoding phosphoglycerate kinase, translating into MAVKTLADLLAEGVEGRGVLVRSDLNVPLDDSGAITDPGRIIASVPTLKALADAGAKVVVTAHLGRPKGGADPKFSLAPVAAALGEKLGRHVQLAGDVVGTDALARAEGLTDGDVLLLENIRFDPRETSKDDAERLALAKALVELVGDDGAFVSDGFGVVHRKQASVYDVATLLPHYAGTLVATEVKVLEQLTSSSERPYAVVLGGSKVSDKLAVIENLATKADSIVIGGGMCFTFLAAQGVSVGTSLLQEEMIDTCRQLLETYGDVIHLPVDIVVTEKFAADSAPETVWADQIPADKMGLDIGPESVKRFTTLLSNARTIFWNGPMGVFEFPAFAAGTKGVAEAIVAATAKGAFSVVGGGDSAAAVRQLGLPDDGFSHISTGGGASLEYLEGKALPGIDVLN; encoded by the coding sequence ATGGCCGTCAAGACTCTCGCTGACCTGCTGGCCGAGGGTGTTGAGGGTCGGGGTGTTCTTGTTCGCTCCGACCTCAATGTCCCGCTCGACGATTCGGGCGCCATCACCGATCCCGGACGGATCATCGCGTCGGTTCCCACGCTGAAGGCACTGGCCGACGCCGGGGCCAAGGTCGTGGTGACCGCTCACCTGGGCCGCCCGAAGGGCGGAGCCGACCCGAAGTTCTCGCTGGCGCCGGTCGCCGCCGCGCTCGGCGAGAAGCTGGGCCGGCACGTTCAGCTGGCCGGTGATGTGGTCGGCACCGACGCGCTGGCTCGTGCCGAGGGGCTGACCGACGGCGATGTCCTGCTGCTGGAGAACATCCGGTTCGATCCGCGTGAGACTAGCAAGGACGACGCCGAGCGGCTGGCGCTGGCCAAGGCGCTGGTCGAATTGGTAGGGGATGACGGCGCTTTCGTGTCTGACGGCTTTGGGGTGGTGCACCGCAAGCAGGCCTCGGTGTACGACGTGGCCACGCTGCTGCCGCACTACGCCGGCACGCTGGTGGCGACCGAGGTCAAGGTCCTCGAGCAGCTGACCAGCTCCAGCGAGCGGCCCTATGCCGTCGTGTTGGGCGGCTCCAAGGTGTCGGACAAGCTGGCGGTGATCGAGAACCTCGCCACCAAGGCGGACAGCATCGTTATCGGCGGTGGCATGTGCTTCACCTTCCTTGCCGCGCAAGGGGTTTCGGTGGGCACCTCGCTGCTGCAGGAGGAGATGATCGACACCTGCCGGCAGCTGCTGGAGACCTACGGTGATGTCATCCACCTGCCGGTGGACATCGTCGTCACCGAGAAGTTCGCGGCTGATTCCGCGCCGGAAACCGTTTGGGCTGACCAGATCCCGGCCGACAAGATGGGTCTGGACATCGGGCCTGAGTCGGTGAAGCGGTTCACCACGCTGCTGTCCAATGCGCGCACCATCTTCTGGAACGGCCCGATGGGGGTCTTCGAGTTTCCGGCGTTCGCGGCGGGCACCAAGGGGGTGGCCGAGGCCATCGTCGCCGCCACCGCGAAGGGCGCGTTCAGTGTTGTCGGCGGTGGCGATTCGGCCGCCGCGGTGCGTCAGCTGGGGCTGCCGGACGACGGTTTCTCGCACATTTCCACCGGCGGCGGTGCTTCGCTGGAATACCTTGAGGGCAAAGCTCTGCCCGGCATTGATGTTCTGAATTAG
- the tpiA gene encoding triose-phosphate isomerase: MSRKPLIAGNWKMNLNHFEAIALVQKIAFSLPDKYFDKVDVTVIPPFTDLRSVQTLVDGDKLRLTYGGQDLSQHDSGAYTGDISGAFLAKLGCTFVVVGHSERRTYHHEDDAVVAAKAAAAFRHGLRPIVCIGEQLEVREAGDHVEFNVNSLRGSLAGLTNEQLTDVVIAYEPVWAIGTGRVASAADAQEVCGAIRKEIGALASAEIAAGVRVLYGGSVNAKNVGELIAQKDVDGALVGGASLDGEQFATLSAIAAGGPLP, translated from the coding sequence GTGTCCCGTAAACCGCTGATCGCGGGCAACTGGAAGATGAACCTCAACCACTTCGAGGCCATCGCGCTCGTCCAGAAGATCGCGTTCTCGTTGCCCGACAAGTACTTCGACAAGGTCGACGTCACGGTCATCCCACCGTTCACCGATCTGCGCAGTGTGCAGACCCTGGTAGACGGTGACAAGCTGCGGCTGACCTACGGCGGACAGGATCTGTCCCAGCACGATTCGGGCGCCTACACCGGTGATATCAGTGGTGCGTTCCTGGCCAAGCTGGGCTGCACGTTCGTGGTGGTCGGCCACTCTGAGCGGCGTACCTATCACCACGAGGACGATGCGGTGGTCGCCGCGAAGGCGGCTGCGGCGTTCCGGCACGGGCTGAGGCCGATCGTCTGCATCGGCGAGCAACTCGAGGTGCGGGAGGCCGGCGACCACGTCGAGTTCAACGTGAATTCGCTGCGCGGCTCGCTGGCTGGGCTGACCAACGAGCAGCTGACCGACGTGGTGATCGCCTACGAGCCGGTGTGGGCCATCGGTACCGGTCGGGTGGCCAGTGCCGCCGACGCCCAGGAGGTTTGTGGCGCCATCCGCAAGGAAATTGGGGCGCTGGCCTCCGCTGAGATCGCCGCCGGCGTCCGGGTGCTCTACGGCGGCTCGGTGAACGCCAAGAATGTGGGTGAGCTGATCGCACAGAAGGACGTCGATGGCGCCTTGGTCGGCGGTGCTTCGCTGGACGGCGAGCAGTTCGCGACGCTGTCGGCGATCGCTGCAGGCGGGCCCCTTCCCTGA
- the secG gene encoding preprotein translocase subunit SecG, with protein MVLTLQIILVVTSVLVVLLVLLHRAKGGGLSTLFGGGVQSSLSGSTVVEKNLDRLTLFVTGIWVVSIVGMALQIKYS; from the coding sequence ATGGTTTTGACCCTGCAGATCATCCTGGTTGTCACCAGCGTGCTGGTGGTGTTGCTGGTGCTGCTGCACCGCGCCAAGGGTGGTGGTCTGTCGACGCTGTTCGGCGGCGGTGTGCAGTCGAGCCTGTCCGGGTCGACCGTGGTGGAGAAGAACCTCGACCGCCTGACGCTGTTCGTCACCGGTATCTGGGTGGTGTCCATCGTCGGCATGGCCCTGCAGATCAAGTACAGCTGA
- a CDS encoding quinone oxidoreductase family protein has protein sequence MHAAVVTDFAHPPAYHEIPEPHPTTDNEVVVDVVAAGLHPLVRSRAAGTHYTSTGELPLVPGIDGVGRAPDGSLRYFVVATALGAMAERTVVDLRRSIVLPDDVDPVAIAAAMNPAMSSWVALRRRVSLHPGQTVVVLGATGSAGRLAVQTAKHLGAGAVIGIGRDRQQLDTLAGLGADDVIALDELAAHHDRVMGVDIVIDYLWGAPAAELMAGFARGRHDSAQPLAWVQIGSMAGAQADIPSAALRSMPLQIVGSGIGSVPVADILAELPQLAVAISNGTLRTQARAVPLSDVEQVWQQPENGQRVVFTP, from the coding sequence ATGCACGCCGCTGTCGTCACAGATTTCGCTCACCCGCCGGCCTATCACGAGATCCCGGAGCCGCACCCGACCACCGACAACGAGGTCGTCGTCGACGTCGTCGCGGCGGGTCTGCACCCGCTCGTACGGTCGCGCGCCGCCGGAACGCACTACACCAGCACCGGCGAACTGCCGCTGGTCCCCGGTATCGACGGGGTTGGCCGCGCACCCGACGGCAGCCTGCGCTACTTCGTGGTGGCCACGGCCTTGGGCGCGATGGCCGAACGGACAGTCGTCGACCTGCGCCGCAGCATCGTCCTGCCGGACGACGTCGACCCCGTCGCGATCGCCGCGGCGATGAATCCTGCGATGTCATCGTGGGTGGCGTTGCGCCGCCGCGTCAGCCTGCACCCCGGGCAGACCGTCGTCGTCCTGGGCGCCACCGGCAGCGCCGGCCGGTTGGCCGTCCAGACCGCCAAGCATCTGGGTGCGGGCGCGGTGATCGGCATAGGCCGGGATCGCCAGCAGCTGGACACGCTTGCGGGTCTGGGCGCCGACGATGTCATCGCGCTGGACGAGCTTGCCGCACACCACGACCGGGTGATGGGCGTGGACATCGTGATCGACTACCTCTGGGGCGCGCCCGCTGCTGAGCTGATGGCCGGCTTCGCACGCGGCCGCCATGACTCGGCCCAACCGCTGGCCTGGGTTCAGATCGGTTCGATGGCCGGCGCCCAAGCCGATATCCCCTCGGCGGCGCTACGGTCGATGCCGCTGCAGATTGTCGGCAGCGGCATCGGCTCAGTGCCGGTGGCCGACATCCTGGCCGAATTACCGCAGCTCGCGGTCGCAATCTCGAACGGCACCCTGCGGACGCAGGCACGAGCCGTCCCGCTCTCGGACGTGGAACAGGTGTGGCAGCAGCCGGAGAACGGTCAGCGGGTCGTTTTCACGCCCTGA
- a CDS encoding MarR family winged helix-turn-helix transcriptional regulator: MSGEDHVVSDLIDGLAQASFTVIALLTRTAAAHDVSLTQLRALAILRDREPTMAELAGYLGLERSSVSGLMDRAARRGLVHRTVSSTDGRAVHVGLTAAGQRLAAQVAGEVAELLAPMTSRLSAAEQKRLSALLFVMLDQPDGNQRPW, translated from the coding sequence ATGTCGGGTGAGGACCACGTGGTCAGTGATCTGATCGATGGCCTGGCGCAGGCGTCGTTCACGGTGATTGCGCTGCTGACCCGTACCGCCGCCGCGCACGACGTGTCGCTGACGCAGCTGAGGGCCCTGGCGATCCTGCGTGACCGGGAACCCACGATGGCCGAGCTGGCCGGCTATCTGGGCCTGGAGCGGTCGTCGGTGAGCGGGTTGATGGACCGAGCGGCGCGCCGCGGACTGGTGCACCGAACCGTCAGCAGCACGGACGGCCGCGCCGTCCACGTCGGCCTGACCGCTGCCGGGCAGCGACTGGCCGCACAGGTGGCCGGCGAGGTGGCGGAGCTATTGGCACCGATGACCAGTCGCCTGTCCGCTGCCGAGCAGAAGCGCTTGTCGGCGTTGCTCTTCGTCATGCTGGATCAGCCGGACGGGAACCAGCGGCCCTGGTAA
- a CDS encoding amidohydrolase, producing MATTPTTTVFTARRVLTMDPDVEDATAVAVADGRITAVGDADDLRSLGAVDDTFADVVICAGLIDQHLHPVLGATTLMTEVIAIEDWRLPTKTYPAAHSSAEYRHRLSVAAQQLSDPHEWLFSWGYHQLWHGPLNRGTLDAISTTRPIAVWQRSCHEWYLNSAAIDRLGITAADLAGGGTASTMVNLADGHWWETGMNLLLPKLSPLFMSHDRLTAGLRQLVAYLHRNGVTAINEPGIMWSLEPWSLYQDILGSDETPFTSTFLVDARSQADAGMDPADAVADAQRQVEHASSGKVRLLPRQVKLFADGAIISQLMQMRDPYLDESGHPDLCHHGEWMMQPDAFRAFAKVYWNADWQLHIHVNGDAGLDLVLDTIAECMAAHPRTDHRTVIVHFANSTEAQVDRIAELGCIVSANSYYPVGFADQYTAHGLGAERADNMVRAASVLSRGIPLSLHSDLPMGPAAPLTLAWCAVNRRTASGRIAAPDQRISVHDALRAVTIEAAYSWRLEHELGSITPGKLANFTILADDPFAVDPLRLDQIPVLGTVYQGRWFPSG from the coding sequence ATGGCCACCACACCGACGACCACCGTGTTCACCGCTCGCCGGGTGCTCACCATGGATCCCGATGTCGAAGATGCCACCGCTGTCGCCGTGGCGGACGGCCGGATCACCGCCGTCGGCGATGCCGATGACTTGCGCTCACTCGGGGCGGTCGACGACACCTTCGCCGACGTGGTCATCTGCGCGGGGCTTATCGATCAACACCTACATCCAGTGCTCGGGGCCACCACGCTGATGACCGAGGTGATCGCCATCGAGGACTGGCGGCTGCCCACCAAAACCTATCCTGCCGCGCACTCCAGTGCGGAATACCGGCACCGGCTCAGTGTTGCCGCACAACAGCTTTCCGATCCCCACGAGTGGCTGTTCTCCTGGGGCTATCACCAGCTCTGGCACGGACCGCTGAACCGGGGCACCCTCGACGCGATCAGCACGACGCGGCCGATCGCGGTGTGGCAGCGGTCCTGTCACGAGTGGTATCTGAACTCCGCCGCGATCGACCGGCTCGGCATCACCGCCGCGGACCTCGCCGGCGGCGGGACCGCCAGCACGATGGTGAATCTCGCCGACGGCCATTGGTGGGAAACCGGCATGAATCTGTTGCTGCCCAAGCTTTCTCCGCTGTTCATGAGCCACGACCGGCTGACTGCCGGGTTGCGGCAGCTGGTCGCGTATCTGCACCGTAACGGGGTCACCGCGATCAACGAACCGGGCATCATGTGGTCGCTCGAACCGTGGTCGCTGTACCAGGACATTCTCGGCTCCGACGAGACACCTTTCACATCAACGTTTCTCGTCGATGCCCGCAGCCAAGCAGATGCCGGCATGGACCCCGCCGATGCGGTCGCCGACGCGCAGCGGCAGGTCGAGCACGCCTCATCCGGCAAGGTGCGGCTGCTCCCGCGGCAGGTCAAACTGTTCGCCGACGGCGCGATCATCAGCCAGCTGATGCAGATGCGTGATCCCTACCTCGACGAGTCCGGACATCCCGACCTGTGCCACCACGGCGAGTGGATGATGCAGCCCGACGCCTTCCGGGCCTTCGCGAAGGTCTACTGGAACGCCGACTGGCAGCTGCACATACACGTCAACGGTGATGCCGGACTGGATCTGGTGCTCGACACCATCGCGGAGTGCATGGCCGCCCACCCGCGCACAGACCACCGCACAGTGATCGTGCACTTCGCCAACTCAACCGAGGCACAAGTGGATCGCATCGCCGAGCTCGGCTGCATCGTGTCGGCCAATTCGTATTACCCGGTCGGATTCGCCGACCAGTACACCGCTCACGGGCTGGGCGCCGAACGCGCCGACAACATGGTGCGAGCCGCCTCGGTGTTGAGCCGGGGCATACCGCTGTCGCTGCATTCCGACCTTCCGATGGGGCCGGCCGCACCGCTGACCCTGGCCTGGTGCGCCGTCAACCGGCGGACAGCCAGCGGCCGGATCGCCGCTCCCGATCAACGGATCTCGGTGCACGACGCCCTGCGCGCCGTCACGATCGAAGCCGCCTACTCGTGGCGGCTGGAGCACGAGCTCGGCAGCATCACCCCGGGAAAACTCGCCAACTTCACCATCCTGGCCGACGACCCCTTTGCGGTCGATCCGCTGCGACTCGACCAAATCCCGGTACTGGGCACGGTTTACCAGGGCCGCTGGTTCCCGTCCGGCTGA
- a CDS encoding HNH endonuclease signature motif containing protein, producing MTGEPLTAQAVHDRVRAELDAIDAAHGRLRSICTDLAGNAFRIEIAERLEGHHRVNRGLSYRMFGEIAAPVDGGTMPAGVKVRDVLASRLRLTAGEVKRRFRVASRIRARRSLTGPPLPPELPVLAAAVEAGEVGEDHIEAVCKALDRLPSAVTPADREGAERALVRHARQQDSAFVAAIGLTIADCLNPDGTFSDEDRAKRRAVVLGRQGPDGMSRISGWLDPESRAYLEAVTAAQRPGRHRPDNTDGRDTRTPEQRCHDGLKQGLKAAVESGALGQHRGLPVTVIVTTTLGELEQAAGWARTGGRGRLPMSDVIRMASESIQYLVVFEDHSARPLYLGRAKRLATADHRIICYARDRGCTKPNCFEPGYHSEVHHALPWSQGGPTDADNLFFGCGCDHMMATEGTYTTTVTEDGRIAWSDGTGPPRVNDAHHPERLLGEVDDDSG from the coding sequence ATGACGGGTGAACCCCTCACCGCCCAGGCGGTACACGACCGGGTCCGCGCCGAACTCGACGCCATCGATGCGGCTCATGGCCGGTTACGGTCAATCTGCACAGATCTGGCCGGCAACGCGTTCCGTATCGAGATTGCAGAACGCTTGGAGGGTCACCATCGGGTGAACCGGGGCCTGTCCTATCGGATGTTCGGTGAGATCGCCGCGCCGGTCGACGGCGGGACCATGCCGGCCGGGGTCAAGGTGCGTGACGTGCTGGCCAGCCGGTTGCGCTTGACCGCCGGGGAGGTGAAGCGACGATTCCGGGTGGCGTCGCGCATACGGGCCCGCCGGTCGCTGACCGGGCCGCCGCTGCCGCCCGAGCTACCGGTACTGGCGGCCGCAGTCGAGGCGGGCGAGGTCGGCGAAGACCACATCGAGGCGGTATGCAAGGCGCTCGACCGGCTGCCGTCCGCGGTGACACCGGCCGATCGGGAGGGGGCCGAGCGGGCACTGGTTCGCCATGCCCGGCAGCAGGATTCGGCGTTCGTCGCCGCGATCGGCCTCACGATCGCCGACTGCCTCAACCCCGATGGCACCTTTAGCGACGAGGATCGCGCCAAGCGCCGCGCAGTGGTGCTGGGCCGGCAGGGGCCGGACGGGATGAGCAGGATCTCGGGCTGGCTCGATCCGGAGAGCCGCGCTTACCTCGAGGCGGTGACGGCCGCGCAACGGCCTGGGCGACATCGTCCCGACAACACCGACGGGCGAGATACCCGCACGCCCGAGCAGCGCTGCCACGATGGGCTGAAGCAGGGTCTGAAGGCCGCGGTGGAATCCGGGGCCCTGGGTCAGCACCGCGGGCTGCCGGTCACGGTGATCGTGACGACGACGCTGGGCGAACTGGAGCAGGCGGCGGGCTGGGCGCGCACCGGCGGAAGGGGCCGGTTGCCGATGAGCGACGTCATCCGGATGGCCAGCGAATCGATCCAGTATCTGGTGGTGTTCGAGGACCACTCCGCGCGCCCGCTCTACCTGGGCCGGGCCAAGCGCCTCGCAACAGCTGACCATCGGATCATCTGCTATGCCAGGGATCGCGGCTGTACGAAACCGAACTGTTTCGAGCCGGGCTATCACTCCGAGGTCCACCATGCGCTGCCGTGGAGCCAGGGCGGCCCGACCGACGCCGACAATCTGTTCTTCGGTTGCGGTTGCGACCACATGATGGCCACCGAGGGCACGTACACGACCACCGTCACCGAGGACGGCCGAATCGCCTGGAGTGACGGCACCGGTCCCCCACGCGTCAACGACGCCCACCATCCGGAGCGGCTACTGGGCGAGGTGGACGATGATTCCGGCTGA